In Pedobacter sp. SL55, the following proteins share a genomic window:
- a CDS encoding PorP/SprF family type IX secretion system membrane protein, with the protein MKALNKKIGFLVLASFMISGTQALAQLSPLGAMYYQNQYVNNPAYAGLDKGLRLDLGVKIQDSKLPGAPKTQFLTGTYALTDRAGLGLNVNAEQIGLIKQIRTVATYAYHLPLNANDDKVSFGLSLGFTDQLVDFNSLNGNANDASIGNFNQRQTYMDGDFGALYQRKGFSLEAALPNISNFFRDKENVSTVANLARYYAAASYQFSLPGANGITLEPKLAYRAVQGFKDIFDFGTNIKFVDQKLSLFGLYHSTQSATLGLGAKVTDNLAMNFMYTSATAVLAGESSGSYEVNLRLNLFGPKKVTKLSN; encoded by the coding sequence ATGAAAGCATTAAATAAAAAAATAGGCTTTTTGGTGTTAGCATCATTCATGATTTCTGGAACACAGGCCTTGGCACAATTAAGTCCGCTTGGTGCCATGTATTACCAAAACCAATATGTAAATAATCCGGCTTATGCCGGATTAGATAAAGGTTTGAGATTAGATTTGGGCGTGAAGATACAGGATAGTAAGTTACCTGGCGCTCCAAAAACACAGTTTCTTACCGGCACTTATGCCTTAACAGATAGAGCTGGATTAGGCTTAAACGTAAATGCCGAGCAAATTGGGTTAATTAAGCAAATAAGAACGGTAGCCACTTACGCTTATCACTTGCCGTTAAATGCTAACGACGATAAAGTAAGCTTTGGTCTTTCTTTGGGCTTTACAGATCAGTTGGTTGATTTTAACTCCTTAAATGGTAATGCAAATGATGCATCGATTGGTAATTTTAACCAGAGGCAAACCTATATGGATGGCGATTTCGGAGCTTTATACCAACGTAAGGGCTTTAGCTTAGAAGCGGCTTTGCCTAACATTAGCAATTTTTTTAGAGATAAGGAGAATGTGAGTACTGTCGCTAATTTGGCCAGGTACTATGCAGCTGCATCCTATCAATTTTCGCTGCCTGGAGCAAACGGAATTACTTTAGAACCAAAATTGGCCTATAGGGCAGTACAAGGTTTTAAAGATATTTTCGACTTTGGTACTAATATTAAATTTGTAGACCAAAAGTTAAGCCTATTTGGCTTATACCATAGTACGCAAAGTGCAACTTTAGGTTTGGGCGCTAAAGTAACCGATAACCTCGCTATGAATTTTATGTACACTTCTGCAACTGCGGTGCTGGCCGGAGAAAGTAGTGGTTCTTACGAAGTGAATTTGAGATTGAATTTATTTGGACCCAAAAAAGTAACAAAGCTTAGCAACTAA